CACTAACAAGCTCACATATCTTTCTATAATAAGCTTTATGGGAAAAACTGCTTTAATTGGGAGACTATGATGGCGATACGAATCTTAGCGCTGCTGGCGTTAGGAAGTTTGCTTGGGGCCTGTGAAGATAAAGAGAAGGGATATTATCAGCATCTATCTTCGATTAATAGCTCCATTCAAGAAGGGTCTGTAGAGAAAATTGATAATACTGTTGGAACCTTCTCAAATTATGTAGAGAAAAATAAGCTCTATGATGAAAAGAGTTTTCTTAGCAAAGATGGAATAAGTGAAACGGTTAGCTTCATGAACTGTGTCGAAGACTACAAAAAAGTTCTAGAAAGAAAAGTGAAGCAGGAATCTGAACTTCTTCGCTGGAACACTAACCTCAAGGAAGTTAAAAACCCTCTCACTCTGCGAAGCCTTCCAGAACCAGAAAAAGCTTTTGCGTCTATCGAGCAGAAAATTGAAGCAACCAATTTGAAAATTCAAGAAATCGATGTGGAGTTGCGAGAGCTAAAGATCTTATGCGACAGCAACTATAGTAAGTTGGTCAGCCTTTATAACCGTTGAGCCCTCCAATTGGGAATTTACCCTTGACTGCCTTGTACGAGTCTCAAGGTTCCCACCAGTAACAAGATCCCCAAAAGTGAGACGAGGGCTTGGGTCCAGCCAAGTAGGATGCCGCCACATGCTATAATAAGGCCATCACACAGCAACATTCCTAAAGGGATGGGAGCCTTGGTAAAGTAATGGATCATTTGTGCAAGGCTTACCGTTCCAATAATAGAGTTTCCTGAATCCAATATGAGGTGCACAGACAGGCCAAGGAGTATGGCACTGAGTGGCAAGGCAATCCACATAGAATCGGATATAGGAGCCGGCTTCAAATAAGACGCTGCACTAATGGCAAGACTCATAGCTACTGTACCTATAGCGCTTTTGATACTACTTTTAAAACCCATGACAAGGCCTTGTATCAAAGCCAGAATTAAAGCGATAACAAATGTCGTCAAGCCTAAGTGATCTGCAACAAAGTTTGAAAGCTCACTAAGTACTACTGTTGCTGCGGGCAGGCCACCAACGAAAAGCTTATGTGGCACAAGGCCAGCGTTTACAACGTAACCAATGATGCTGGCTCCAACGATGAGCTTAAAAAACTGATATAGCTGTACTTTTAGTGCGGACC
The sequence above is a segment of the Pseudobacteriovorax antillogorgiicola genome. Coding sequences within it:
- a CDS encoding YitT family protein; translation: MLLTVRSALKVQLYQFFKLIVGASIIGYVVNAGLVPHKLFVGGLPAATVVLSELSNFVADHLGLTTFVIALILALIQGLVMGFKSSIKSAIGTVAMSLAISAASYLKPAPISDSMWIALPLSAILLGLSVHLILDSGNSIIGTVSLAQMIHYFTKAPIPLGMLLCDGLIIACGGILLGWTQALVSLLGILLLVGTLRLVQGSQG